A region from the Pungitius pungitius chromosome 16, fPunPun2.1, whole genome shotgun sequence genome encodes:
- the smad9 gene encoding mothers against decapentaplegic homolog 9 isoform X1, which yields MNSSASITSLFSFTSPAVKRLLGWKQGDEEEKWAEKAVDSLVKKLKKKKGAMEELERALSCPGQPSKCVTIPRSLDGRLQVSHRKGLPHVIYCRVWRWPDLQSHHELKALDCCEFDFGSKQKDICVNPYHYRRVETPVLPPVLVPRHSEFNPQHSLLAKFRNASLHNEPLMPKNATYPDSFPARPCSSFSSSSSSSSLIQSPASQSYPSSPNSSAEPGSPYHLTAETPPPPYSMMETSPPEDVKPSNSTETLKLTFSSPHRDLRPVCYEEPEYWCSVAYYELNNRVGETFHASSRSVLVDGFTDPSNNKNRFCLGLLSNVNRNSTIEHTRRHIGKGLHLYYVGGEVYAECLSDSSIFVQSRNCNFQHGFHATTVCKIPSGCSLKIFNNQLFAQLLAQSVNHGFEVVYELTKMCTIRMSFVKGWGAEYHRQDVTSTPCWIEVHLHGPLQWLDKVLTQMGSPHNPISSVS from the exons ATGAACTCGTCTGCATCCATTACGTCCCTATTCTCCTTCACCAGCCCGGCGGTAAAGCGCCTGCTAGGTTGGAAACAAGGGGATGAGGAAGAGAAGTGGGCGGAGAAGGCTGTGGACTCTCTAGTGAAGaaactaaagaagaagaagggggcaatggaggagctggagagagcACTCAGCTGTCCAGGGCAGCCCA GCAAGTGCGTGACGATTCCTCGGTCGCTAGACGGGAGGTTGCAGGTGTCCCACAGGAAGGGACTCCCCCATGTCATCTACTGCAGGGTGTGGCGCTGGCCTGACCTGCAGTCCCACCACGAGCTGAAGGCCTTGGATTGCTGTGAGTTTGATTTCGGCTCCAAGCAGAAGGACATCTGTGTCAACCCGTACCACTACAGGCGCGTGGAGACTCCAG TGCTGCCGCCAGTTCTGGTCCCACGCCACAGCGAGTTCAACCCTCAGCACAGCTTGCTGGCCAAGTTCCGTAACGCCTCCCTGCACAACGAGCCTCTGATGCCCAAGAACGCCACCTACCCGGACTCCTTCCCCGCGCggccctgctcctccttctcctcctcctcctcttcttcctccctcatcCAGTCGCCCGCCTCGCAGAGTTACCCCAGCTCCCCCAACAGCTCTGCGGAGCCCGGCAGTCCGTATCACCTCACAG CAGAGACGCCCCCGCCTCCGTACAGCATGATGGAGACGAGCCCTCCGGAGGACGTGAAGCCCAGCAACTCCACAGAAACCCTCAAACTCACTTTTTCCTCCCCACACAGAG ACTTACGGCCCGTGTGTTACGAAGAGCCAGAGTACTGGTGTTCGGTAGCTTACTACGAGCTCAACAACCGAGTGGGGGAGACTTTCCACGCGTCGTCTCGCAGCGTCCTGGTGGACGGCTTCACCGACCCATCCAACAACAAGAACCGCTTCTGCCTCGGCCTGCTGTCCAACGTCAACCGCAACTCCACCATcgaacacacacgcaggcacataGGCAAAG GTCTCCACCTGTACTACGTGGGCGGCGAGGTGTACGCCGAGTGCCTGAGCGACAGCAGCATCTTCGTCCAGAGCCGCAACTGTAACTTCCAGCATGGCTTCCACGCCACCACAGTGTGCAAGATCCCCAGCGGCTGCAGCCTCAAGATCTTCAACAACCAGCTGTTCGCCCAGCTCCTCGCCCAGTCCGTGAACCACGGCTTCGAGGTTGTTTATGAGCTCACCAAGATGTGTACCATCCGCATGAGCTTTGTGAAG GGATGGGGTGCTGAATACCACCGGCAAGATGTGACCAGCACCCCCTGCTGGATCGAGGTACATCTGCACGGGCCCCTTCAATGGCTGGACAAGGTCCTCACACAGATGGGGTCCCCCCACAACCCTATTTCATCAGTGTCATAG
- the rfxap gene encoding regulatory factor X-associated protein, protein MSEDDNSASANKDKDSTLLLTKDGQRYYVSKSGVVDSRNVITPHEPDNNVSSYDMDDPDEESDVLDTSDPRDSAASPEELNDEDTSEGDNAPKQCTYEGCTETTTQVAKQRKPWMCKKHRNKMYKDKYKKKKSDQAMSSGKIDDNSEERPVSVNKQRLGAIGDRPARPSLIEQVLNQKRLSLLRSPEVISFLQQQQQLLATQSRSQSQQQFQGC, encoded by the exons ATGAGTGAGGATGACAATTCAGCATcggcaaacaaagacaaagactcGACCCTGTTGCTCACCAAAGACGGACAACGGTACTACGTGAGTAAGAGCGGAGTGGTCGACAGCAGAAATGTGATAACGCCGCACGAGCCGGACAACAACGTCTCCTCCTACGACATGGACGACCCCGACGAGGAGAGCGACGTCCTGGACACGTCGGATCCCCGAGACAGCGCCGCCAGCCCCGAGGAGCTCAACGACGAGGACACCTCGGAGGGCGACAACGCCCCCAAACAGTGCACCTACGAGGGCTGCACGGAGACCACCACGCAGGTGGCGAAGCAGCGGAAGCCCTGGATGTGCAAAAAACACCGCAACAAGATGTACAAAGACAagtacaagaagaagaagagcgacCAGGCCATGTCCAGTGGGAAAATTGAC GATAACTCTGAGGAGCGGCCCGTGTCTGTGAACAAACAGCGCCTGGGTGCCATTGGGGACCGGCCGGCCAGGCCCTCGCTGATAGAGCAGGTCCTCAACCAGAAAAGACTG TCACTGCTCAGAAGTCCCGAGGTGATCagcttcctgcagcagcagcagcagctcctcgccaCTCAGAGccgcagccaatcacagcagcaGTTCCAGGGCTGTTGA
- the smad9 gene encoding mothers against decapentaplegic homolog 9 isoform X2, giving the protein MNSSASITSLFSFTSPAVKRLLGWKQGDEEEKWAEKAVDSLVKKLKKKKGAMEELERALSCPGQPSKCVTIPRSLDGRLQVSHRKGLPHVIYCRVWRWPDLQSHHELKALDCCEFDFGSKQKDICVNPYHYRRVETPVLPPVLVPRHSEFNPQHSLLAKFRNASLHNEPLMPKNATYPDSFPARPCSSFSSSSSSSSLIQSPASQSYPSSPNSSAEPGSPYHLTETPPPPYSMMETSPPEDVKPSNSTETLKLTFSSPHRDLRPVCYEEPEYWCSVAYYELNNRVGETFHASSRSVLVDGFTDPSNNKNRFCLGLLSNVNRNSTIEHTRRHIGKGLHLYYVGGEVYAECLSDSSIFVQSRNCNFQHGFHATTVCKIPSGCSLKIFNNQLFAQLLAQSVNHGFEVVYELTKMCTIRMSFVKGWGAEYHRQDVTSTPCWIEVHLHGPLQWLDKVLTQMGSPHNPISSVS; this is encoded by the exons ATGAACTCGTCTGCATCCATTACGTCCCTATTCTCCTTCACCAGCCCGGCGGTAAAGCGCCTGCTAGGTTGGAAACAAGGGGATGAGGAAGAGAAGTGGGCGGAGAAGGCTGTGGACTCTCTAGTGAAGaaactaaagaagaagaagggggcaatggaggagctggagagagcACTCAGCTGTCCAGGGCAGCCCA GCAAGTGCGTGACGATTCCTCGGTCGCTAGACGGGAGGTTGCAGGTGTCCCACAGGAAGGGACTCCCCCATGTCATCTACTGCAGGGTGTGGCGCTGGCCTGACCTGCAGTCCCACCACGAGCTGAAGGCCTTGGATTGCTGTGAGTTTGATTTCGGCTCCAAGCAGAAGGACATCTGTGTCAACCCGTACCACTACAGGCGCGTGGAGACTCCAG TGCTGCCGCCAGTTCTGGTCCCACGCCACAGCGAGTTCAACCCTCAGCACAGCTTGCTGGCCAAGTTCCGTAACGCCTCCCTGCACAACGAGCCTCTGATGCCCAAGAACGCCACCTACCCGGACTCCTTCCCCGCGCggccctgctcctccttctcctcctcctcctcttcttcctccctcatcCAGTCGCCCGCCTCGCAGAGTTACCCCAGCTCCCCCAACAGCTCTGCGGAGCCCGGCAGTCCGTATCACCTCACAG AGACGCCCCCGCCTCCGTACAGCATGATGGAGACGAGCCCTCCGGAGGACGTGAAGCCCAGCAACTCCACAGAAACCCTCAAACTCACTTTTTCCTCCCCACACAGAG ACTTACGGCCCGTGTGTTACGAAGAGCCAGAGTACTGGTGTTCGGTAGCTTACTACGAGCTCAACAACCGAGTGGGGGAGACTTTCCACGCGTCGTCTCGCAGCGTCCTGGTGGACGGCTTCACCGACCCATCCAACAACAAGAACCGCTTCTGCCTCGGCCTGCTGTCCAACGTCAACCGCAACTCCACCATcgaacacacacgcaggcacataGGCAAAG GTCTCCACCTGTACTACGTGGGCGGCGAGGTGTACGCCGAGTGCCTGAGCGACAGCAGCATCTTCGTCCAGAGCCGCAACTGTAACTTCCAGCATGGCTTCCACGCCACCACAGTGTGCAAGATCCCCAGCGGCTGCAGCCTCAAGATCTTCAACAACCAGCTGTTCGCCCAGCTCCTCGCCCAGTCCGTGAACCACGGCTTCGAGGTTGTTTATGAGCTCACCAAGATGTGTACCATCCGCATGAGCTTTGTGAAG GGATGGGGTGCTGAATACCACCGGCAAGATGTGACCAGCACCCCCTGCTGGATCGAGGTACATCTGCACGGGCCCCTTCAATGGCTGGACAAGGTCCTCACACAGATGGGGTCCCCCCACAACCCTATTTCATCAGTGTCATAG